A part of Paraliobacillus zengyii genomic DNA contains:
- a CDS encoding EAL domain-containing protein — translation MLIDQFIEEEQFHHFFQPIFDVKGLKKIGNEILLRSNVYQNPEQAFLAAKKANRLYDLDTRSIHNALFTYQETDFSKTGQLLFINVFPSTISHPNFNRFLDQLTTELALTSSKMALEVSESELIEHPDNFLQHLQSLKQQGFAIALDDVGKGYANFDMLIKMEPDYIKLDRLFSDQLDISKKKQDLVRFFLHYCHENNVDLILEGIETKAEMEMAQQLDIPYAQGFFLGRPAPSSNWITVHS, via the coding sequence ATGTTAATTGATCAATTTATCGAAGAAGAACAATTCCATCATTTTTTTCAACCTATCTTTGATGTGAAAGGTTTGAAAAAGATTGGTAATGAAATATTGCTACGTTCAAATGTTTATCAAAATCCTGAACAAGCCTTCCTAGCGGCAAAAAAAGCGAATAGACTCTATGATTTAGATACACGTTCAATTCATAACGCCTTATTTACCTATCAGGAAACAGACTTTTCTAAGACGGGGCAGTTACTATTTATTAATGTTTTTCCATCGACTATTTCTCATCCGAATTTTAATAGATTTCTAGATCAATTAACTACAGAACTAGCACTAACTAGTAGCAAAATGGCACTCGAAGTTTCTGAATCTGAGTTAATTGAACACCCCGACAATTTTCTTCAGCACCTTCAATCACTTAAACAACAAGGATTTGCAATTGCGCTCGATGATGTTGGAAAAGGCTATGCAAACTTCGATATGCTCATTAAAATGGAGCCAGATTATATTAAGCTTGATCGTTTATTCTCAGATCAACTCGACATTTCCAAAAAGAAACAAGACCTCGTCCGCTTCTTTCTTCACTATTGTCATGAAAATAATGTTGATTTGATATTAGAAGGTATCGAAACAAAAGCAGAAATGGAGATGGCACAGCAGTTAGATATACCTTATGCACAAGGTTTCTTCTTAGGTAGGCCTGCTCCTTCTAGTAACTGGATTACAGTGCATTCATAA
- a CDS encoding nitroreductase family protein, with product MSIENSRKADYPIHPQFVNRWSPRSFLDKEVPEELLYSTLEAARWAPSSGNSQPWRFIIARNDADRAKFHRFIMDGNRTWCEQAPVLILLLSDQTGGAHTFDAGTAWGYLALQAAENGLSTHAMGGFDKEKAREVLGIPATYDLHAVIALGYQGEKEALSAVLQERETPSPRRPLSETVYEGTFKE from the coding sequence ATGTCAATCGAAAACTCTCGCAAAGCTGATTATCCAATTCACCCGCAGTTTGTTAACAGGTGGTCACCACGTTCTTTCTTAGATAAAGAGGTACCTGAAGAACTACTCTACAGCACATTAGAGGCTGCACGTTGGGCACCGTCAAGCGGTAATAGTCAACCATGGCGCTTTATTATTGCACGGAATGACGCTGATCGTGCGAAATTTCATCGTTTTATCATGGATGGAAATCGAACATGGTGTGAGCAAGCTCCAGTTCTAATTTTATTACTTTCAGACCAAACAGGTGGGGCACATACTTTTGATGCCGGGACAGCTTGGGGCTACTTAGCTTTACAAGCAGCGGAAAATGGCCTTAGTACACATGCAATGGGTGGTTTTGATAAAGAGAAAGCACGTGAAGTATTGGGTATCCCCGCTACTTATGATCTTCATGCTGTCATCGCGCTTGGCTATCAAGGCGAGAAAGAAGCGCTATCTGCTGTCTTGCAAGAAAGAGAAACACCTTCTCCAAGACGCCCGTTAAGTGAAACCGTTTATGAAGGTACTTTTAAAGAATAA
- the galU gene encoding UTP--glucose-1-phosphate uridylyltransferase GalU has protein sequence MKKVRKAIIPAAGLGTRFLPATKAMPKEMLPIVDKPTIQYIVEEAVASGIEDIIIVSGKGKRAIEDHFDNSPELERNLEEKEKFDLLHKVRHSSNLADIHYIRQKEPKGLGHAVWCARKFIGDEPFAVLLGDDIVQSDVPCLKQLINEYEDTQSSVIGVQQVPEDQTHRYGIVDPKEQNGRRYQVNNFVEKPAKGTAPSNLAIMGRYIFTPEIFRFLDRQQVGAGGEIQLTDAIQMLNEIQKVYAYDFEGRRHDVGEKLGFIQTTIEYALQDKEIGSDVKQLLQKIVGEMKTTSK, from the coding sequence ATGAAAAAAGTAAGAAAAGCAATTATACCAGCAGCAGGATTAGGAACTCGTTTCTTGCCAGCGACGAAAGCAATGCCAAAAGAAATGTTACCAATTGTTGATAAACCAACGATTCAATATATCGTTGAAGAAGCGGTTGCTTCAGGTATTGAAGATATCATTATCGTTTCGGGTAAAGGGAAACGTGCAATTGAAGACCACTTTGACAATTCGCCTGAACTGGAGCGTAATTTAGAAGAGAAAGAGAAATTTGATTTATTACACAAGGTACGTCATTCTTCTAATCTTGCGGATATTCATTATATTCGTCAGAAAGAACCAAAAGGTTTAGGACATGCTGTCTGGTGTGCGCGTAAATTCATTGGAGATGAACCATTTGCTGTACTTTTAGGCGATGACATCGTTCAAAGTGATGTTCCATGCCTAAAACAACTAATCAATGAATATGAAGACACACAATCATCTGTAATTGGTGTACAACAAGTACCAGAAGATCAAACACATCGTTATGGTATTGTCGATCCTAAAGAACAAAATGGTAGACGTTATCAAGTGAATAATTTTGTCGAGAAACCGGCAAAAGGTACAGCACCATCGAATTTAGCGATTATGGGACGGTATATCTTCACGCCTGAAATTTTCCGATTCCTTGATCGTCAACAAGTTGGAGCTGGTGGAGAAATTCAGTTAACTGATGCAATCCAAATGTTAAATGAAATTCAAAAAGTATATGCGTATGATTTCGAAGGACGTCGCCATGATGTAGGAGAAAAGCTAGGCTTTATCCAAACAACAATTGAATATGCATTACAAGATAAAGAGATCGGCTCGGATGTAAAACAATTACTTCAAAAAATTGTTGGAGAAATGAAAACAACATCAAAATAA
- a CDS encoding tyrosine-protein phosphatase produces MIDIHSYILPGVDGGTKHMQESIAIAKAAVAQGIDTIIATPKYKDGHHDNLKQEIIQQVAILNQRLQEEEIALTVLPGQEIRVYGDMLVNFEKDHLLSLNETTEYILIELPKDHFPSYITQLFYDMQIKGIKPIISHPETNPIIREDPDLLYNLVKKGALTQLASASIVGKNSKKEQKFAMQLIESNLAHFIGSEVRSSKKYIFQDAIMKITKQFGDEKAFYFIENAVSLIEGHEVMTDEPLHIKKKGLGIFRKS; encoded by the coding sequence ATGATAGATATACATAGTTATATTTTACCTGGAGTTGATGGTGGAACAAAACACATGCAAGAAAGTATTGCAATTGCTAAAGCCGCTGTAGCACAAGGAATAGACACTATTATTGCAACACCAAAATATAAGGACGGGCACCACGATAACTTAAAGCAGGAGATTATCCAACAAGTGGCTATCCTTAACCAAAGACTGCAAGAAGAAGAAATAGCTTTAACAGTCCTACCTGGACAAGAGATTCGTGTTTATGGTGATATGCTTGTTAATTTCGAGAAAGATCATTTATTGTCTTTAAATGAAACGACAGAATACATATTAATTGAATTACCTAAAGACCATTTTCCATCTTATATAACTCAACTGTTTTATGATATGCAGATAAAGGGTATAAAACCGATTATTTCACATCCAGAAACGAATCCAATCATTCGAGAAGATCCAGACCTTCTATATAACTTAGTTAAAAAGGGTGCACTAACACAACTAGCAAGCGCTAGTATAGTCGGTAAAAACTCGAAAAAAGAGCAAAAATTTGCGATGCAACTGATTGAATCTAATCTTGCTCATTTTATCGGTTCAGAAGTGCGATCTTCTAAAAAATATATATTTCAGGATGCAATAATGAAAATAACCAAACAATTTGGGGATGAAAAGGCTTTTTATTTTATTGAGAACGCGGTCAGTTTAATAGAAGGTCATGAAGTAATGACTGACGAGCCATTACATATCAAGAAAAAAGGGTTAGGTATATTTAGAAAGTCGTAA
- a CDS encoding tyrosine-protein phosphatase, with protein sequence MIDIHCHILPNIDDGAKHLEDSVAMAKAAVAQGIDTIIATPHHKNGSYNNTKSTILPLVELVNARLEEEEVPLTVLPGQETRIYGEMVEDYDLGKILPLNQTSDYLFVELPSNSVPRFTNQLLFDMQVHDLKPIIVHPERNKAIMEHPNLLFEMVRNGALTQVTAASVAGKFGKKIKSFSLDLIEANLTHFIASDAHNITTRGFRNQEANTVIKDTFGHAMLYYFMENAQYIVENQTVIGQEPERIKKKKFMGLF encoded by the coding sequence ATGATCGACATTCATTGTCATATATTACCGAATATCGATGATGGGGCGAAACATTTGGAAGATAGTGTTGCAATGGCAAAAGCTGCAGTAGCACAAGGTATCGATACGATTATTGCTACACCACATCATAAGAACGGTAGCTATAACAATACCAAGTCAACTATTCTACCTCTTGTTGAGCTAGTAAATGCTAGATTAGAAGAAGAAGAGGTACCATTAACTGTTTTACCAGGACAAGAAACACGTATTTATGGAGAAATGGTTGAAGACTATGATCTTGGAAAAATACTACCCTTAAATCAAACGAGCGACTATCTATTTGTCGAACTCCCTTCCAATTCTGTACCGCGTTTTACCAATCAACTTCTATTTGATATGCAAGTGCATGATTTAAAACCGATTATCGTGCACCCAGAAAGAAACAAAGCGATTATGGAACATCCGAATTTGTTATTTGAAATGGTTCGAAATGGTGCATTAACCCAAGTTACCGCTGCAAGTGTCGCAGGTAAGTTTGGGAAAAAGATCAAAAGCTTTAGTCTAGATTTAATTGAAGCAAACTTAACCCATTTTATTGCATCAGATGCACATAACATCACAACAAGAGGTTTTCGTAATCAAGAAGCGAATACAGTAATCAAAGACACATTTGGTCATGCGATGCTGTATTATTTTATGGAAAATGCACAATATATTGTAGAGAATCAAACCGTAATCGGACAAGAACCAGAACGAATAAAAAAGAAAAAGTTTATGGGTCTCTTTTAA
- a CDS encoding DUF1540 domain-containing protein, giving the protein MAKDVLCEVHNCKYWAKGNHCSAEAIYVVSHHGKSAANQRETDCQTFVQQ; this is encoded by the coding sequence TTGGCTAAAGATGTTCTATGTGAAGTGCACAATTGCAAGTACTGGGCGAAAGGGAATCATTGCAGCGCAGAAGCTATCTATGTAGTAAGCCATCATGGTAAAAGTGCTGCAAACCAAAGAGAAACTGATTGTCAAACATTTGTACAGCAATAA
- a CDS encoding tyrosine-protein phosphatase produces the protein MIDINCHILPGIDNGPKHIEESVAIAKTALAQGIETIVATPKHMNGQYHNFKQQIIQQVDTLNQRLQEEQLALTVLPGQEIRIYGEMIESLEKDHLLTINETPGYLLMDLPSNHIPAYMMQLIFNLQIKGYKPIIAHPETNPFIREDPDLLYELVKQGALVQLATDSIIGKNSRKTQKFTLEIMKARLAHFIGSEASKASGYSYQEALRKVRKHFGNEMTYLFYENAMYLTKGEAVITEEPVRMKKKRLDFLNK, from the coding sequence ATGATCGATATAAACTGCCACATCTTACCTGGAATAGATAATGGACCGAAACATATTGAAGAGAGCGTAGCTATTGCTAAAACTGCTTTAGCACAGGGGATTGAAACAATAGTCGCAACCCCAAAACATATGAATGGACAATACCATAATTTCAAACAACAGATTATCCAACAAGTAGACACACTTAATCAAAGACTTCAAGAAGAACAACTAGCGTTAACCGTGCTACCAGGACAAGAGATAAGAATATATGGCGAAATGATTGAAAGCTTAGAGAAGGATCACTTACTTACTATAAATGAAACACCGGGATATTTGTTAATGGACTTGCCGAGCAATCACATTCCAGCTTATATGATGCAGCTTATCTTTAATTTGCAAATAAAAGGATACAAGCCAATCATTGCACACCCAGAAACGAATCCTTTTATCAGAGAAGATCCCGATCTGTTATATGAACTAGTAAAACAAGGAGCACTTGTTCAATTAGCAACTGACAGTATTATAGGTAAAAATTCACGAAAAACACAAAAATTCACACTGGAAATTATGAAAGCTAGATTAGCACATTTTATTGGCTCAGAAGCGAGTAAAGCTTCAGGTTATTCATATCAAGAAGCTTTAAGAAAAGTACGGAAACATTTTGGGAATGAGATGACTTATTTGTTTTATGAAAATGCCATGTATTTGACCAAAGGTGAGGCAGTTATTACCGAAGAACCAGTCCGGATGAAAAAGAAACGTTTGGATTTCTTGAATAAATAA
- a CDS encoding CpsD/CapB family tyrosine-protein kinase — MAKQRKLAKNNVIRHLITKLNPRSPISEQYRTIRTNLQFSAVDGEMKTMLVTSSGPSEGKSSTVANLAIVFAQQEKKILLVDADLRKPTVHYTFRVDNRRGLSSVLVGETTLDEAIEKSDTPDLDILTCGPIPPNPSELLGSRAMEKLIHDASEHYDLIIFDTPPVLAVTDAQILANICDGALLVVRSKQTEYEAAQKARELLDPAKAKLLGVILNDKEMKKGSNYYYYGGN; from the coding sequence GTGGCAAAACAAAGAAAACTAGCTAAAAATAATGTGATACGTCATTTGATTACAAAGTTGAATCCGCGTTCACCTATTTCAGAGCAATACCGAACGATTCGTACGAACTTACAATTCTCAGCAGTTGATGGCGAAATGAAAACGATGCTTGTTACATCTTCTGGACCCTCTGAAGGAAAGTCGTCAACCGTTGCAAACTTGGCAATTGTATTTGCCCAACAAGAGAAGAAAATCTTACTGGTTGACGCGGACTTGCGTAAGCCAACTGTACATTATACTTTCCGTGTCGACAATCGCAGAGGCTTAAGTAGTGTATTAGTAGGAGAAACAACGTTAGATGAAGCAATAGAAAAAAGCGACACGCCAGATTTGGATATTCTAACATGTGGTCCAATTCCACCGAATCCATCAGAATTACTTGGTTCACGAGCAATGGAGAAATTGATTCATGATGCTTCAGAACATTATGATTTGATAATATTTGATACACCACCTGTTCTTGCTGTAACAGACGCACAAATCTTAGCGAATATTTGTGATGGTGCATTGCTTGTTGTACGTAGTAAGCAAACAGAATATGAAGCTGCGCAAAAGGCACGTGAATTATTAGATCCAGCAAAGGCAAAATTACTTGGTGTTATTCTTAATGACAAAGAAATGAAAAAAGGAAGTAACTATTACTATTACGGTGGTAATTAA
- a CDS encoding zinc ribbon domain-containing protein, whose translation MNCPNCQAPLESDAKFCTNCGVKIDHIQTENTDTEPVQSTGTAPSQTTDYVQQGKDISKQYWHFIPSALANPFAASKHAGPTNKINGLITLILFSLLIPLFSYISLSSYFRPPFVEMVVKPFFIFIIFFALLLAVKYGVAKLMKADVSFLNVMTRFGILMVLPTVTALAAVLFTILGVEDFSIILLILSMSLASIASFATVFSIKEKAPATGGLDVFYGVVLTYVAMAIILLIIGDSILYELENSFYGF comes from the coding sequence ATGAATTGTCCAAATTGTCAAGCACCACTAGAGTCAGACGCAAAGTTCTGTACAAACTGTGGGGTGAAAATAGATCACATACAAACGGAAAACACTGATACAGAGCCTGTACAATCAACAGGAACAGCACCTAGTCAGACAACCGATTATGTCCAGCAAGGAAAAGATATTAGCAAACAATATTGGCACTTCATTCCTAGTGCATTAGCAAATCCTTTTGCGGCAAGTAAACATGCAGGTCCAACTAATAAAATAAACGGTCTGATTACGCTGATTTTATTTTCTTTACTGATTCCGTTATTTTCTTATATTAGCTTATCATCTTATTTTAGACCGCCATTTGTTGAAATGGTAGTGAAGCCATTCTTTATTTTTATTATCTTTTTCGCGCTATTACTTGCGGTTAAATATGGTGTTGCAAAGTTAATGAAAGCAGACGTTTCCTTTCTAAATGTTATGACTCGTTTTGGTATATTGATGGTTTTACCAACAGTGACAGCTTTAGCTGCTGTTTTATTCACCATTTTAGGTGTTGAAGATTTCAGCATTATTTTACTAATCCTTTCGATGAGTCTTGCTAGTATAGCGAGTTTCGCGACTGTTTTTTCGATTAAAGAGAAAGCACCTGCTACAGGTGGGCTTGATGTTTTTTACGGCGTTGTTCTAACATATGTTGCAATGGCGATCATTTTATTGATTATTGGCGATAGTATTTTGTATGAATTGGAAAACAGTTTTTACGGATTTTAG
- a CDS encoding YveK family protein, translating to MEETISLKEIFEVLKKRLVLIIMLTLGAALVSGFVSYFLLTPTYQSTSQFIVNQKSSEDDSVDVNEIRSNVEIISTYNVIIKSSRILDQVVEELDLTISAGTLSEKISVANEDSSQVVTVTATDPDPEMATAIANQTVEIFESDIFDLMNVDNVSVLSEATTAADPQPVSPNPPLNIAIALVLGAMVGVGLAFLLEYLDNTIKTEEDIEHKLDLPVLGVISHITESDLASTHYPTQGSARNRERGNFGGKTKKTS from the coding sequence ATGGAAGAAACTATATCATTGAAAGAAATATTCGAGGTGCTGAAAAAGCGCTTAGTACTGATCATTATGCTTACCTTAGGAGCTGCACTTGTTAGTGGTTTTGTTAGTTACTTTCTCTTAACTCCTACCTATCAATCTACTTCTCAATTCATTGTAAATCAAAAATCAAGCGAAGACGATAGCGTCGATGTGAATGAAATTCGTTCGAATGTTGAAATTATTAGTACGTATAACGTTATTATTAAAAGCTCACGAATCTTAGATCAAGTAGTGGAAGAATTAGATTTAACCATTTCAGCTGGTACATTAAGTGAAAAGATCAGCGTAGCAAATGAAGATAGTTCACAAGTTGTGACTGTAACTGCGACTGACCCGGATCCAGAGATGGCAACGGCTATTGCAAACCAAACAGTAGAAATCTTTGAAAGTGATATTTTTGATTTAATGAATGTGGATAATGTTAGTGTATTATCAGAAGCGACAACTGCTGCAGATCCACAACCTGTTAGTCCGAATCCACCACTTAATATCGCAATCGCACTTGTCCTTGGTGCAATGGTTGGTGTGGGATTAGCCTTTCTGCTTGAATACTTGGATAACACGATTAAGACAGAAGAAGATATTGAGCACAAACTCGACTTGCCAGTGCTAGGTGTGATCTCACATATTACTGAAAGTGATCTAGCATCAACACATTACCCAACACAGGGCTCAGCGCGTAATCGAGAGAGGGGGAATTTCGGTGGCAAAACAAAGAAAACTAGCTAA
- a CDS encoding zinc ribbon domain-containing protein, producing the protein MNYCKECGHALKNDAQFCSACGTQTQPQVSKQLPARSSWGTKIRQATKKQKVIAISVLALLVLLIGGHQVGANMTDKNRIIEKFETALHEEDAKTIASMLQTSDERLDITEEKVSELLTLIAETPSAQQYFINELESQADAYEQGETIESSTIFSLEKEGKTALIYDNYFIEVMPFYFQVGTNMTDAKLFLGEEEIATSDADQFTKEYGPVLPGVYTLRSSYSNDYTVLENESTIELLEPYHQDQYVDLSLYGEYVSFNTEYASIADSISYFVNDTELDISEDEDFGPVSVDGSVEAHAVLTFPWGDVTTEKTPIDYAYIDLAVPNPFNEEMQTDIINTIHAFGQDYALAGEAMDASLFTTATDAFITEEAYSNYSYMEDWDERWTGTYKKAVVDLDSFYLYQTDDTYELSVNAAFYYDDAATYYVDDEEIDTAEEINEWEITFVYQADEASWLVADYAGLWSFNDENTVERVVETN; encoded by the coding sequence ATGAATTACTGCAAAGAATGCGGGCATGCGCTTAAAAATGATGCACAGTTTTGTTCAGCATGCGGAACACAAACACAGCCGCAAGTTAGTAAACAACTACCTGCTCGATCGTCATGGGGAACTAAGATAAGACAAGCGACTAAAAAGCAAAAAGTAATCGCGATTAGTGTACTTGCTTTACTTGTTCTTTTAATCGGGGGCCATCAAGTCGGCGCGAATATGACGGATAAGAACCGCATCATCGAAAAGTTTGAAACAGCGTTACATGAAGAAGATGCAAAAACAATTGCAAGTATGCTACAAACAAGTGATGAACGGTTAGATATCACGGAAGAGAAAGTTTCTGAACTATTAACGTTGATCGCTGAAACACCTTCTGCCCAACAATATTTTATTAACGAACTGGAATCACAGGCAGATGCTTACGAACAAGGTGAAACAATAGAATCAAGTACTATTTTTTCACTTGAAAAAGAAGGAAAGACCGCTCTTATCTATGATAACTATTTTATCGAAGTGATGCCGTTTTATTTTCAAGTTGGTACGAACATGACTGATGCAAAACTTTTTCTTGGAGAAGAGGAAATTGCAACTAGTGATGCAGATCAATTCACAAAAGAGTATGGACCAGTTTTACCTGGCGTATATACGTTACGTTCGAGTTATAGCAATGACTATACTGTTTTGGAGAATGAGTCTACCATTGAGTTACTAGAGCCTTATCATCAAGATCAATACGTTGATCTTTCACTTTACGGGGAATATGTTTCTTTTAACACAGAATACGCTTCAATCGCTGATTCAATTAGCTACTTCGTTAATGATACCGAACTAGACATTTCAGAAGACGAAGATTTTGGTCCCGTTTCAGTAGATGGTTCAGTGGAAGCTCACGCTGTCTTGACTTTCCCATGGGGAGATGTAACAACTGAAAAAACACCAATTGATTATGCTTATATTGATTTAGCTGTGCCTAATCCTTTTAATGAAGAAATGCAGACAGATATCATTAACACCATCCATGCATTTGGACAAGATTATGCGCTAGCTGGTGAAGCAATGGATGCGTCTTTATTCACGACAGCAACAGATGCATTTATAACGGAAGAAGCATATAGCAACTACAGCTATATGGAAGATTGGGACGAGCGTTGGACTGGCACATATAAAAAAGCTGTTGTTGATTTAGATAGTTTCTACTTGTATCAAACAGACGATACATATGAATTAAGTGTAAATGCTGCGTTTTATTACGATGATGCAGCAACCTACTATGTAGACGATGAAGAGATAGATACCGCCGAGGAGATTAATGAATGGGAAATCACATTCGTATATCAAGCCGATGAAGCTAGCTGGTTAGTAGCTGATTATGCTGGCCTTTGGTCATTTAATGATGAAAACACAGTCGAACGTGTTGTTGAAACAAATTAA
- a CDS encoding LysM peptidoglycan-binding domain-containing protein, with protein sequence MKKTLISLSAGAVIATAFTATTADAATYTVQKGDSLWSIAQKNKTTVTQLLDINKLSSSIIFPNQKLETTKATTSTTNTATTEKKTTSTTTSKATTYKVKSGDSLSKIASAHGISLSNLMKWNDLDSTLIYPNDVLTVSNSSSASTSTSTTTDTKTATTETASKTTSATKYTVKSGDSLWKIGQKYSVSITELKKQNNLSSDIIRVGQVLSIGTTATKTESASSSSASETASKTVDYDVTKLLEQAKSYLGTSYLFGGSNPSAGFDCSGFIYHTYNKAGKEISRLSSDGYYNRSYYVNTPQLGDLVFFENTYRKGISHLGIYVGDNSFIHAGSSGVQISSLDNSYWSSHFEGFKRFY encoded by the coding sequence GTGAAAAAAACATTGATAAGTCTTTCTGCAGGTGCAGTTATCGCTACTGCTTTCACAGCAACAACTGCTGACGCCGCAACATACACCGTTCAAAAAGGTGACTCTTTATGGTCCATTGCACAAAAAAATAAAACAACTGTCACACAGTTATTAGATATTAACAAACTATCAAGTTCGATAATCTTTCCCAACCAAAAGTTAGAAACAACAAAAGCTACAACAAGTACGACAAATACAGCAACAACTGAAAAGAAGACAACATCTACAACAACTTCAAAAGCTACAACTTATAAGGTTAAATCAGGTGACTCTTTGAGTAAAATAGCATCTGCTCATGGTATTTCCTTAAGTAATTTAATGAAATGGAATGACCTTGATTCAACGTTGATCTATCCGAATGATGTATTAACAGTCTCTAATTCTTCATCTGCTTCCACATCAACATCAACAACTACAGATACTAAAACGGCAACAACAGAGACAGCTTCTAAAACAACATCCGCAACAAAGTACACTGTTAAATCTGGTGATTCTTTGTGGAAGATTGGGCAAAAGTATAGCGTCTCAATTACTGAGTTGAAAAAGCAAAACAACTTAAGTTCTGATATTATTCGTGTTGGACAAGTTCTTTCTATCGGAACAACAGCGACAAAGACAGAATCTGCGAGTTCTTCTTCCGCTTCTGAGACTGCATCTAAAACAGTTGATTATGATGTCACAAAGCTTTTAGAACAAGCAAAATCATACTTAGGTACGTCCTATTTATTCGGTGGATCAAATCCTAGTGCTGGCTTTGATTGTAGTGGTTTTATCTATCATACGTATAATAAAGCAGGTAAAGAAATTAGTAGATTATCAAGTGATGGCTATTATAACCGTTCTTATTATGTGAATACACCTCAATTAGGTGACTTAGTCTTTTTTGAGAATACGTACCGTAAAGGAATTTCCCATCTTGGTATCTATGTTGGAGACAACAGCTTCATTCATGCTGGATCAAGTGGTGTTCAGATTTCAAGCCTAGACAATTCTTATTGGTCAAGCCACTTTGAAGGATTTAAACGTTTTTATTAA